ATGCCGTTGCGCGGCTGGCCCCCGTGCACGAGGCCGGCCGGGGGCAAAGCCAGATTCGAAACATCGAAGCCGTTCCAGTCCTCGGCACCGGCATCGGCTCGCGCGACGGTGCCCAGTGCCAGCAGCAGGCCGGCCGCGAGCCACCGCCCGGCCGTTCGGCGCATTACCGAAGAGCCGCGTTGATGGCGTCCAGCGCCGCCGCGCCAGGGCAAAGGTTTTGCATGGGCAGCCGGTTGAGTGCCGTGGTATCCGTGCCTAGCATGTCGTGCATCTCCATCGGCTCGGCATCCAGGTACAGCAACCCGGTGGGTATGGCGCCGTCGGTCTGCTGGCGTTGCAGGTAGTTCATGGCACCCGCCCGGTCGTACGGGTCGTAATCCGGCGCCAGCTTTCTCAGGTGCAGGGTCGAGCCATCGTGCAGGGTCACGGCCACCCGTTCGCCGGGTGCATAGGCCGTGGTGATCTCCTGCGCAAGCGGCACGAAGTCGGCGGCCACCAGCGGCCGTTCATGGCGGCGGATGTGGCTGTAGCTCTTGGTCGAGGCTTCGTGGTTGTTGAAGGTGACGCAGGGCGAGATGACATCAATGAAGGCGAAGCCCGGGTACGCAATGGCCGCCTTCAGCAGCGGTACCAGCTGCTCCTTGTCGCCAGAGAAGCTGCGTGCGACAAAGCCGGCGCCCATCTGCAGCGCCAGTTGCACCAGGTCGATGGAAGGATACGCGTTGGCCTTGCCGGCCTTGTTCTTGGATCCGGGATCCGTGGTGGCCGAGAACTGCCCCTTGGTCAGGCCGTAGGTGCCGTTGTTCTCGACCATGTAGAGCATGTTCACGCCGCGCCGGATGGCGTGGATGAACTGCCCGATGCCTATGGAGGCGGTGTCGCCGTCCCCGGATACGCCGATATAGACCAGTTCGCGGTTGGCGGCGCTGGCGCCGGATGCGATGGACGGCATGCGGCCGTGCACGGAGTTGAAGCCGTGTGCCGGTCCAAGGAAGTAGGTGGGTGTCTTGGACGAGCATCCGATGCCCGACAGTTTGCCGACCCGGTGCGGCGGCAGATCGAGTTCGAAGCAGGCCTGGATCAGCGCCGCGCTGACCGAGTCGTGGCCGCAGCCGGCGCACAGCGTGGACAGCGATCCCTCGTAATCGCGGCGGGTCAGGCCCAGCGCGTTCTTGGGCAACTGCGGGTGGTGGATCTTGGGTTTCGGCAGGTAGCTCACGCGGAGGCTCCCATGGCGAGTGCGCGCACCGGTTCGAGGTGTGCGCCGATGCTGCGAACAAGAAAATCGGCCGTGACCGGCATGCCGTCGTAGTTGAGCACGGGTACCAGCTTGGCCGGATTGAGGTTGCCCTCGATCAGCAACAGGGCGCGCAGTTGGCCATCGCGATTCTGCTCGACCACGAACACGGTGTCGTGGCCGGCGATGAAGTCATGCACCTGTTGCGTGAACGGGAAGGCACGCAGCCGCAGCGCGTCCAGTTCCATGCCCTGTGCCGACAGCGCGTCCAGTGCCTCGGGCATGACTTCGGCGCTGGTGCCGAAATACAGCACACCGCTGCTGGAGCCGGGTTGGCGCTCGACGATGGCGTCCGGCACCAGGGTTGCCGCGGTGTCGAACTTGCGGCGCAGGCGATCCACATTGTCCTGGTACTTGGCGCCGTCCTCGGTGTAGGCACCCAGGCGGTCGTGTCCGGAACCGCGGGTGAAGAAGGCCCCTTTGTCCGGGTGGGTGCCGGGCAAAGTGCGGTAGGGGATTGCATCGCCGTCGACGTCGAGATAGCGGTAGAACTGGACGCCATCATCGAGCTGCTGGGTGGTCAGCACCTTGCCGCGATCCGGGACATAGCTGTCTTCCCAGGTCAGTGGCTCGGACAGCCAGTCGTTCATCCCCAGGTCAAGATCGCTCATCACCAGCACTGGCGTTTGCAGGCGTTCGGCCAGATCAAACGCCTGCACCGACAACTCGAAGCATTCCTTGGGCGAAGCCGGGAACAGCAGCACGTGCTTGGTGTCCCCATGCGAGGCGTAGGCCGACGACAGCAAATCAGGCTGCTGGGTGCGGGTCGGCATTCCGGTGGACGGCCCGCAGCGCTGAATGTCGAACAACACCACCGGGATTTCCGCGTAGTAGGCCAGCCCCAGGAATTCGGTCATCAGGGACACGCCGGGGCCGCTGGTGGCGGTAAACGACCGCGCACCGTTCCAGGCTGCGCCGACCACCATGCCGATGGCGGCGAGCTCGTCTTCCGCCTGCAGGATGGCGTAACGCTTGCTGCCGTCCGGGTTGACGCGAAACTCCTCGCAATAGGCGCTGAACGCATCCACCAGCGAGGTGGAGGGTGTGATCGGATACCAGGCGGCAACCGTCGCACCGGCGTACACGCAGCCCAGGCCCGCCGCCGAGTTGCCGTCCATGAGGATGCGATCGCCGATCGCGTCGCGTCGCTCGGCGTGCATGGGCAGCGGGCAGGCAAAGCGCTCCGTGGCCGCTGCATGGCCCAACTGAAAGGCCTTGATGTTGGGCGGGATCAGTTTTTCCTTACCCTGGAACTGCTCGCCGATCATCTGTTCGACCACTTCCGGCTCGATGTTCAGCAACGCCGACAGCACGCCGACGTAAACGATATTCTTGAACAGCAGGCGCTGGCGCGGATTGGCGAACTCGCGCGTCACCAGTTCGGTCAGCGGCACGTCCAGGAAGTTGATGTCACTGCGGCGCAACTCGGGCGCCAGGGGCTTGGACGAGTCGTACAACAGGTAGCCGCCCGGTTCCACGCTGCGCACGTCCTCGGCGAAGGTCTGGCCATTCATCGCCACCATCAGGTCCACCGTGCCGCGGCGACCGGTGTAGCCGGCTTCGCTGACGCGGATTTCGAACCAGGTGGGCAGGCCCTGGATGTTGGACGGGAAGATGTTCTTTGGCCCGACCGGCAGGCCCATGCGAAATAGCGCCCGCGCCACCAGACCATTGGCACTGGCCGAGCCGGTGCCGTTGACGTTGGCGAAGCGCAGGACGAATTCGTTGACCTTGGCTAGACGTGACATGTGCCACCTGCTTGCGGGAGTTTGATGGAGGATTTCTGCATGTCCCAGGCGCCGGTTGGGCACCGTTCGGCACAGAAGCCGCAGTGCAGGCACACATCCTCGTCCTTGACCATGACCCGCCCGGTCGGCACCGGGTCGGACACGTACAGCGGCTGGTCCAGGTTGGTCGCTGGCGCCAGCAGCCGCGTGCGCAGGTCCGATTCCTCGCCGTTGCTGGTGAAGGTGATGCAGTCTTCCGGGCAGATGTCGACGCAGGCGTCGCACTCGATGCACAGGCTCTCGGTGAACACGGTCTGCACGTCGCAATTAAGGCAACGGGCGGCTTCCTTGTAGGCCAGCTCGACGTCGAAGCCCAGTTCCACTTCGATCTTGATGTTCTTGAGTGTCTTGAACTTGTCGGCGTGGGGCACGGCAAAGCGCCCGGCGGCCGAGAAGTCGTTGCCGTAGCTCCAGTCGTGCATACCCATCTTCTGGCTGACCAGGGTCACTCCCACCGCTGGCCGGTCGGTCTTCAGATCACCACCCTGGCACAGCAGGTCGATGGAGATCGCCGCGGCATGGCCGTGCGCCACGGCCCAGATAATATTCTTGGGACCCAAGGCTGCGTCGCCACCGAAAAACACCTGCGGGTGGGTCGACTGCAAGGTGTCCGGGTCGAGCTTGGGCATGTCCGCCTGGTCGAACTCGATGCCGATGTCGCGTTCGATCCACGGGAACGCATTTTCCTGGCCGATGGCCATCAGCACGTCATCGCAGGGGATCAGCACCGGCGCCTCGCCGGTCGGCAGCAGCGTGCGTCGGCCGCGTTGGTCATACTCGGCGCGCATTTTCTCGAACCAGACCCCGGTCAGGCGGCCGTTTTCGAGCTCGAAGGACTTCGGCGCGTGGTAGTCCAGGATCGGAATGCCCTCGTGTGCGGCGTCTTCTTTTTCCCACGGCGAGGCTTTCATCTCGTCAAAGCCACTGCGCACGGTCACCGTGACTTGCTCGCCACCCAGGCGTAGCGCCGTGCGGCAGCAATCCATGGCCGTGTTGCCGCCGCCGATCACCACCACCCGCTTGCCGATTTTATTGACGTGTTCGAAGGCGACCGAGGCCAGCCAGTCGATGCCGATGTGAATATTGGCGCGGGCTTCCTGACGGCCAGGAATTTCGAGGTCCCGCCCGTTTGGGGCCCCGGAGCCGACGAATACGGCATCGAAACCCTGCTTTAGCAACCAGCCCATGCTCTGTACAGGTTGCCCAAAGCGGCATTCCACGCCCATGTTGAGAATGCAGTCAACTTCCTCATCCAGTACCGATTCGGGCAACCGGAAGGCCGGAATCTGGCTGCGCATGGCGCCGCCACCGCGTGGTTCTTTTTCGTACAGCACCACCTCATAGCCGAGCGGTATCAGGTCGCGCGCCACCGCCAGCGAAGCGGGGCCGGCGCCCACCAAGGCAATGCGTTTGCCATTCTTGTCAGTGGGGATGGCTGGCAAATAGGGCGTTATGTCGTCCTTCAGATCGGCCGCGACGCGCTTCAGGCGGCAGATCGCGACCGGCTTGTCTTCCACACGGCCGCGGCGACAGGCCGGCTCGCATGGCCGATCGCAGGTGCGCCCGAGGACGCCCGGGAACACGTTCGAGTACCAGTTCAGCATATACGAGTCGGTGTAGCGCCCGGCGGAGATCAGCCGTATGTATTCGGGCACGTTGGTATGGGCCGGACAGGCCCACTGACAGTCGACTACTTTATGAAAATGTTGCGGATCGGCTATATCGGTTTTTTTCAATGACGGAGCCCGTGGGCACGGCAAGGTTGGGGGGAGAGCGTCAGCCTAGACAGAAAATCCCCCTATTGAACCACAAGCATCCCCACTGGCGCAGCGCAGCGGCAATTTTCATCCGCTGGGTTGACGGAAAACGCTGCAATATGCGGGGCTTCCCGCGGTGGCCGGGATGGCCCGTCGCCACGCGCGGGATTGCGTCGGCAAAGCTTCGACCGATACGACAGTGCGTCCGTGCGCTGCGCGAGCCGCTGAATGCAGTCAGCGGCTCCTTAGCGACTGAACACCTCGGCATCGGCGCAAAACGCCTGCATGCCCAGATCGGTCAGCGGGTGGTCGGCCACACCGGCCAGTATCGCGGCTGGCACGGTCAGGATGTCGGCACCGGCGAGCAGCATTTCGGTCAGCTGTGCAGGGTTGCGGATGCTGGCCGCCAGCACTTCGGTGCGGATGTCGTAGTGGGCGAACACCGTGACGATTTCCTGTACCAGCCGCGAGCCGGAGTCCTGCCGCGAGCCGCCGCAGGCGACGTATTCGGTGTTGTGAAAACGCGCCTCCCGGCCGGTCTGGTACAGCGAGTTGCCCGGTGAGCCCAGCTCGTCGTCGTGCTTGGCCAGGTAATCCGCTACCCGACCCAGGAACGGACTCACGCAACTGGCGCCCGCGTTGGCGGCCCAGAACGCCTGCGTGGTGTTGAACACCAGTGTGGCGTTGGTGTGGATGCGTTGCTGCCACAGTTCGCGGATCACCTTGAGCCCGGTGAGCGGATCGGCATTCGTGTCGACCGTCCGGTAGCCGCCGACCGGTACCTTGATGACCGCATTGCTACCGAGCGCCGCCAGCTCCTGTGCCTGCGCCAGCATGGCCTCGGGCGTCAGCGCGGTCAGCTCCAGGCTGACCGGGTTGGGGGCCAGCAAGATCAGAATCTCGGTTAGCATTTCCTTGGCCTGCTGCCAGGAGTTGGCGCCGGCTTTCTTGACCAGGGTCGGATTGGTGGTCACGCCGTTGATGATGCCGGCCCGGTACAGCGGCTCGATGTCGCGGATATTGGCGCTGTCGGCGAAGATACGCGGCGCCGCGCGGGCCGGGTGGCGTTGGTCATGGGTCAGCGGCATGCCGCGTCGGCGTTGCTGGATGGCGGGGCTGAACTGGGCGGGATTGAACATGATGGGTTCCTGGGCGGGGACGCCCGATTCTAACCAACGCCGGTTTTTGCTGTTCGACGTCGGGTGGGTGTGTGAAGCTGGAGTATCCGTCAGTGCCCAGAGACGATTAAAGTAAACGATCGATAGGCCGGCGTGAGGCGTTGGCGTAAAACCGGAGACATCTCATGAACAAACCCCGCGATGCCGGCCTAAGTGACACGCATTTCATCCGTATCGACCCGGAGCGGTGCGAATTTCTGGTGCCGCGCTGGGCATTTACAGACCAGGCCGTGCTGGACAAGGAGCGCGCAGAAATCTTCAGTCGCTGCTGGCTCTACGTCGGCCATGCGTCGGAAATACCCAAGCCCGGCGACTTCGTGGTCCGCAAGGTCGGCGGCCGGCAGCTTTTCCTGTGGCGTGGCGAGGACGACCAGCCGCGGGTCTACTTCAATACCTGCACGCATCGCGGCGCCATCGTGTGTCGCGAGAGGCAGGGCAACGCCAAGCGTCTGACCTGCCCCTACCACGGCTGGACCTACGACACCCGTGGCGGCATGGTCGAGCAGCCAGGTGCCAGCGGTTTTCCCGACGATTTCTTCGCCAACGGCGCCAAGGATCTGAAGTCACCGGCCAAGGTCGACAGTTATCGCGATTTCGTGTTCGTGAACTTCGATCCGGAGGCCGTGGACCTGAAAACTTACCTCGCCGGTGCTGCCGAGTACCTGGACGTGGTGGCCGATCAGGGCGAGCACGGCATGGAAGTGACCCCCGGCGAGCAGGCCTACTCCATGCGTGCAAACTGGAAATTGCTGTACGAGAACAGCGCCGATGGCTACCACGCCATCACCGCCCACGCGTCCTATTTCGATTACCTGCGCGCCACGGTCGGCGTGTTCCGTGAGGATTTCAATCCCCACGAGGTTGGTGGCGGCGGCAAGAGCCTGGGCAATGGCCACGCGGTTATCGAGTACCAGGCGCCCTGGGGCCGGCCGGTGGCTCAGTGGGTGCCGCAATGGGGCGAGTCGGGCAAGGAGGAGGTCGGTCGGGTCAAGGCGGAACTTGCCAGCCGACTGGGCGAGCAGCGGGCGGACCGCATCGCCAACTGGAACCGCAACATCCTGATATTTCCGAACCTCATCATCAACGACATCATGGGGCTGACCATTCGCACCTTCCAGCCAATCAACCCGGGCTATCTGGAAGTGACCGCCTGGTCACTGGCGCCGCGTGGTGAGCATCAGGAAATGCGCGCCTGGCGGCAGTACAACTTCAACGAGTTCCTGGGCCCGGCCGGCTTCGCCACGCCGGACGATGTGGAAATGCTCGAACTGTGCCAGCAGGCCTACCAGAACATGCCGGAAGTCGGCTGGAACGATATTTCCAAGGGCATGAACCGACCGGACAACAACCAGGGCGACGATGAGGTGCAGATGCGCTCGTTCTGGATTCGCTGGGACGAACTCATGGGCGCTGCCCGGCACGAGAAAGTCTGAATAAGCCCAACCTGGACTTCTCAGACCACGGAGTCCGAAAGGCGTGACTTTCGAATTCCTTCAACTCGACGTCTGGAAGACGTCGAGTTGGTGGCACATCCCTGTGCCACGGATCACGCTAAACACGGGGGAATTATGAGCATGTTGACCCGGGCCGAGGTCGAGGACTTCCTCTACCACGAAGCGGCCCTGCTGGACGAATGGAAGACCATGGAGTGGGCCGAGCTGTTCACCGAGGATGGCGAATACCTGGTGCCGCCCATGGAATTGCCCAATGCCGACAAGAACGAGGCCCTGTTCATCATCAACGACGACCACCACCGCCTGGTGCAGCGCGCCAAGCGGCTCACGCGGCGTACCGCGCACGTTGAATTCCCGCACTCCAAGGTGCGCCACGCCATTCACAATGTGCGCATCCTGGAGCAGGACGAATCCAGCCTGTCGGTGGCGACCAACCAGGTGGTCTATCGCGCCAAGCGGCAGAACCTGGATACCTTCGTCTGTCACGTGGTGTACCGGCTGGCGCGCACCACCGACGGCCTGCGCATCCGCAGCAAACGGGTGATGCTGGACATCGACGGTCTGCGCCCGCACGGCATGATCAGCGCCATTCTTTAAAAGGAAGCGCCAAACAAGCCCTTCGACAGGCTCAGGACGAGCGGTACCTTACTGACTGCGTTCGTTGTGAGCTTGTCGAACCATGAACGCCAGCCATTTGGTCAGGGCTCCTTTAGACACGGACCTAACGCGAGGAGAAACCCATGTTCCGTTACAAAAAGCTCGGCTACGTCGCCCTGAACGTGAGCGATATGGCCAGATCGGTGCCGTTCTATCGCGACCTGGTCGGCTTGCAGCTGAACGAACAGGTCGACAGCGGTCCGGCGTTTTTTTC
This Immundisolibacter sp. DNA region includes the following protein-coding sequences:
- a CDS encoding 2-oxoacid:ferredoxin oxidoreductase subunit beta: MSYLPKPKIHHPQLPKNALGLTRRDYEGSLSTLCAGCGHDSVSAALIQACFELDLPPHRVGKLSGIGCSSKTPTYFLGPAHGFNSVHGRMPSIASGASAANRELVYIGVSGDGDTASIGIGQFIHAIRRGVNMLYMVENNGTYGLTKGQFSATTDPGSKNKAGKANAYPSIDLVQLALQMGAGFVARSFSGDKEQLVPLLKAAIAYPGFAFIDVISPCVTFNNHEASTKSYSHIRRHERPLVAADFVPLAQEITTAYAPGERVAVTLHDGSTLHLRKLAPDYDPYDRAGAMNYLQRQQTDGAIPTGLLYLDAEPMEMHDMLGTDTTALNRLPMQNLCPGAAALDAINAALR
- a CDS encoding 2-oxoacid:acceptor oxidoreductase subunit alpha produces the protein MSRLAKVNEFVLRFANVNGTGSASANGLVARALFRMGLPVGPKNIFPSNIQGLPTWFEIRVSEAGYTGRRGTVDLMVAMNGQTFAEDVRSVEPGGYLLYDSSKPLAPELRRSDINFLDVPLTELVTREFANPRQRLLFKNIVYVGVLSALLNIEPEVVEQMIGEQFQGKEKLIPPNIKAFQLGHAAATERFACPLPMHAERRDAIGDRILMDGNSAAGLGCVYAGATVAAWYPITPSTSLVDAFSAYCEEFRVNPDGSKRYAILQAEDELAAIGMVVGAAWNGARSFTATSGPGVSLMTEFLGLAYYAEIPVVLFDIQRCGPSTGMPTRTQQPDLLSSAYASHGDTKHVLLFPASPKECFELSVQAFDLAERLQTPVLVMSDLDLGMNDWLSEPLTWEDSYVPDRGKVLTTQQLDDGVQFYRYLDVDGDAIPYRTLPGTHPDKGAFFTRGSGHDRLGAYTEDGAKYQDNVDRLRRKFDTAATLVPDAIVERQPGSSSGVLYFGTSAEVMPEALDALSAQGMELDALRLRAFPFTQQVHDFIAGHDTVFVVEQNRDGQLRALLLIEGNLNPAKLVPVLNYDGMPVTADFLVRSIGAHLEPVRALAMGASA
- a CDS encoding FAD-dependent oxidoreductase, with the protein product MKKTDIADPQHFHKVVDCQWACPAHTNVPEYIRLISAGRYTDSYMLNWYSNVFPGVLGRTCDRPCEPACRRGRVEDKPVAICRLKRVAADLKDDITPYLPAIPTDKNGKRIALVGAGPASLAVARDLIPLGYEVVLYEKEPRGGGAMRSQIPAFRLPESVLDEEVDCILNMGVECRFGQPVQSMGWLLKQGFDAVFVGSGAPNGRDLEIPGRQEARANIHIGIDWLASVAFEHVNKIGKRVVVIGGGNTAMDCCRTALRLGGEQVTVTVRSGFDEMKASPWEKEDAAHEGIPILDYHAPKSFELENGRLTGVWFEKMRAEYDQRGRRTLLPTGEAPVLIPCDDVLMAIGQENAFPWIERDIGIEFDQADMPKLDPDTLQSTHPQVFFGGDAALGPKNIIWAVAHGHAAAISIDLLCQGGDLKTDRPAVGVTLVSQKMGMHDWSYGNDFSAAGRFAVPHADKFKTLKNIKIEVELGFDVELAYKEAARCLNCDVQTVFTESLCIECDACVDICPEDCITFTSNGEESDLRTRLLAPATNLDQPLYVSDPVPTGRVMVKDEDVCLHCGFCAERCPTGAWDMQKSSIKLPQAGGTCHV
- a CDS encoding transaldolase family protein is translated as MFNPAQFSPAIQQRRRGMPLTHDQRHPARAAPRIFADSANIRDIEPLYRAGIINGVTTNPTLVKKAGANSWQQAKEMLTEILILLAPNPVSLELTALTPEAMLAQAQELAALGSNAVIKVPVGGYRTVDTNADPLTGLKVIRELWQQRIHTNATLVFNTTQAFWAANAGASCVSPFLGRVADYLAKHDDELGSPGNSLYQTGREARFHNTEYVACGGSRQDSGSRLVQEIVTVFAHYDIRTEVLAASIRNPAQLTEMLLAGADILTVPAAILAGVADHPLTDLGMQAFCADAEVFSR
- a CDS encoding aromatic ring-hydroxylating dioxygenase subunit alpha, translating into MNKPRDAGLSDTHFIRIDPERCEFLVPRWAFTDQAVLDKERAEIFSRCWLYVGHASEIPKPGDFVVRKVGGRQLFLWRGEDDQPRVYFNTCTHRGAIVCRERQGNAKRLTCPYHGWTYDTRGGMVEQPGASGFPDDFFANGAKDLKSPAKVDSYRDFVFVNFDPEAVDLKTYLAGAAEYLDVVADQGEHGMEVTPGEQAYSMRANWKLLYENSADGYHAITAHASYFDYLRATVGVFREDFNPHEVGGGGKSLGNGHAVIEYQAPWGRPVAQWVPQWGESGKEEVGRVKAELASRLGEQRADRIANWNRNILIFPNLIINDIMGLTIRTFQPINPGYLEVTAWSLAPRGEHQEMRAWRQYNFNEFLGPAGFATPDDVEMLELCQQAYQNMPEVGWNDISKGMNRPDNNQGDDEVQMRSFWIRWDELMGAARHEKV
- a CDS encoding aromatic-ring-hydroxylating dioxygenase subunit beta — encoded protein: MSMLTRAEVEDFLYHEAALLDEWKTMEWAELFTEDGEYLVPPMELPNADKNEALFIINDDHHRLVQRAKRLTRRTAHVEFPHSKVRHAIHNVRILEQDESSLSVATNQVVYRAKRQNLDTFVCHVVYRLARTTDGLRIRSKRVMLDIDGLRPHGMISAIL